In the genome of Kitasatospora cathayae, one region contains:
- a CDS encoding flavin monoamine oxidase family protein, whose protein sequence is MTEPTVNRPGAPTAASERPRLARRALLGSVGAAAAAGAIGAGGRASAVPSGALVPAFAPSTGAVADEAVSRALAREMLMVGEDEQSDLTLEYLRILIDGRLPARTGRKRVLVVGAGIAGLTVATLLKQAGHEVVVIEANASRVGGRIKTFRRIFSDPLLHAEAGAMRLPDFHPLVLGLADKLGLKRRLFYNADVQPGSGPSGAVPPVTYRSFTGESWSNGPQGTFTAPAAAFRSLISVNGTTTSRAAYSKSPAAVNRSFGARFDATTAAALNKAFEKVTVPDGDIRSRLDAWTGVFRTYGYHSTRRYLREEAGWDTASVQAVGTLENLTSRLHYSLIPTLIDHAVISPANRYWELEDGTAALTDALAAPLTDELRLGCRMTRLRQEAGKVTIETVAESGDEESCDGAPTPGTEVFEGDYAIVTIPFSALRFCRIEPLMSYPKRRAVAELHYDSATKVLLEFHHRFWEQGPDGFTGGGCVSDSASRFTYLPSHAPQGSPGGVVLASYTWSDDAARWDSLTPGERYAFALDDLERLFGPRARREFTGVGATQSWARARYALGEAAIVTPGQLHELHPATRTPEGRVHFAGEHTSLKPAWIEGALESAVRTFLEVHQR, encoded by the coding sequence CGCGCGCCGTGCCCTGCTGGGCTCGGTTGGCGCCGCCGCGGCGGCTGGTGCGATCGGCGCCGGAGGGAGGGCTTCGGCCGTCCCCTCGGGCGCCCTGGTGCCTGCGTTCGCGCCGAGTACCGGGGCGGTGGCCGATGAGGCGGTCAGTCGCGCCCTGGCGCGAGAGATGCTCATGGTCGGTGAGGACGAGCAGAGCGATCTGACGCTGGAGTATCTGCGGATTCTGATCGACGGCCGGCTGCCTGCACGTACGGGCCGCAAGCGGGTGCTGGTGGTGGGCGCGGGAATCGCGGGCCTGACGGTTGCGACGCTGCTCAAGCAGGCCGGTCACGAGGTGGTCGTGATCGAGGCCAATGCCAGCCGGGTGGGGGGACGGATCAAGACCTTCCGCCGGATCTTCTCGGACCCGCTGCTGCACGCCGAAGCCGGTGCGATGCGTCTGCCCGACTTCCACCCGCTCGTCCTGGGCCTCGCGGACAAGCTCGGCCTGAAGCGGCGGTTGTTCTACAACGCCGACGTCCAGCCGGGCAGCGGTCCGTCCGGTGCCGTGCCACCGGTGACGTACCGTTCGTTCACCGGGGAGAGCTGGAGCAACGGCCCGCAGGGGACGTTCACCGCTCCTGCGGCCGCTTTCCGTTCCCTGATCTCGGTCAACGGCACCACGACCTCCCGTGCGGCGTACTCGAAGTCTCCCGCCGCGGTCAACCGTTCCTTCGGCGCGCGGTTCGACGCCACCACTGCCGCCGCCCTGAACAAGGCGTTCGAGAAGGTCACCGTCCCGGACGGCGACATCCGCTCGCGGCTGGACGCCTGGACCGGCGTCTTCCGCACCTACGGCTACCACTCCACCCGCCGGTACCTGCGCGAGGAGGCCGGCTGGGACACGGCGTCCGTGCAGGCCGTCGGCACCCTGGAGAACCTCACCTCGCGCCTGCACTACTCCCTGATCCCGACCCTGATCGATCACGCGGTCATCAGCCCCGCCAACCGCTACTGGGAACTCGAGGACGGCACCGCCGCGCTCACCGACGCCCTGGCCGCACCGCTCACGGACGAACTGCGCCTGGGGTGCCGGATGACCCGCCTGCGGCAGGAGGCGGGAAAGGTCACCATCGAAACGGTCGCGGAGAGCGGGGACGAGGAGTCCTGCGACGGCGCCCCCACCCCCGGGACCGAGGTGTTCGAGGGCGACTACGCGATCGTCACCATCCCCTTCAGCGCGCTGCGGTTCTGCCGCATCGAGCCGCTGATGTCCTACCCCAAGCGCCGGGCCGTCGCGGAGCTGCACTACGACAGCGCCACCAAGGTCCTACTGGAGTTCCACCACCGCTTCTGGGAGCAGGGCCCGGACGGCTTCACCGGCGGCGGCTGCGTCAGCGACAGCGCCAGCCGCTTCACCTACCTGCCCTCCCACGCCCCGCAGGGGTCCCCGGGTGGCGTCGTACTCGCCTCCTACACCTGGTCCGACGATGCCGCACGCTGGGACTCCCTCACTCCGGGCGAGCGGTACGCCTTCGCCCTGGACGACCTGGAGCGCCTGTTCGGCCCGCGCGCACGACGGGAGTTCACCGGTGTCGGCGCCACCCAGTCCTGGGCCCGGGCCCGCTACGCGCTCGGCGAAGCCGCCATCGTCACCCCCGGCCAGCTGCACGAGCTCCACCCGGCGACCCGGACCCCGGAAG